In Firmicutes bacterium ASF500, a single genomic region encodes these proteins:
- the dpnM_1 gene encoding Modification methylase DpnIIA, which translates to MNPVLKYRGGKSREIPRFLQYIPDDFHRYIEPFFGGGAVFFYLEPDSAIINDANARLMTFYQQLRDDYHTMRTQLDALQKIYEANQAEFKRLKAITPEERAPNANEDLYYRMRELFNHPDDSFLDGVLYFFINKTAYSGMIRYNNNGEYNVPFGRYPNLNTRLVTQQHSELLQRAELFNLDYREVFDMAEEDDFIFLDPPYDCVFNDYGNIDMMNGFDETEHRRLAADFRNLPCRVLMVIGKTPLTEELYGEYIFDEYYKNYSVNIRNRFNNDKMHIVVKNY; encoded by the coding sequence ATGAACCCGGTTTTGAAATATCGTGGAGGAAAATCAAGGGAAATCCCTCGCTTTCTTCAATATATACCTGATGATTTTCACCGTTACATTGAACCATTTTTCGGTGGCGGCGCAGTTTTCTTTTATTTGGAACCAGATAGCGCCATTATCAATGACGCAAATGCCCGGTTAATGACATTTTATCAGCAGTTAAGGGATGACTACCACACTATGCGTACACAGCTTGATGCACTTCAAAAAATTTATGAAGCCAATCAAGCAGAATTTAAGAGACTAAAAGCGATAACCCCAGAGGAACGAGCCCCCAATGCAAATGAGGATTTATATTACCGTATGAGAGAACTATTTAATCACCCAGATGATAGTTTCTTAGACGGCGTTTTATACTTTTTCATCAATAAAACAGCCTATTCTGGAATGATTCGCTATAACAATAATGGTGAATATAATGTTCCATTTGGACGATACCCAAATCTTAATACAAGGCTGGTGACGCAACAACACAGCGAGTTGCTACAACGCGCCGAGTTGTTTAATCTCGATTATAGAGAAGTTTTTGATATGGCGGAAGAAGATGACTTTATCTTTCTTGACCCGCCCTACGATTGTGTGTTCAATGACTATGGCAATATTGACATGATGAATGGTTTTGATGAAACTGAACACAGACGGTTAGCCGCAGATTTTAGGAATTTACCATGTCGTGTCTTAATGGTCATTGGAAAAACACCATTGACAGAGGAACTTTATGGCGAATATATCTTTGATGAATATTATAAAAATTACTCTGTCAATATAAGAAACCGTTTTAACAATGATAAGATGCACATTGTTGTAAAGAACTATTGA